The nucleotide window GGTTTATGCTCTAAAAGGAGGTGGTGACttgggtggacggtgtagatatataacaaatacatcatggtaggccccacggcgCCCAGGTGAAATTCTCTTCACTCCGTCATATTGAATTGCCAAATTCACCTTCGAAGTGGCGTGACGTGTGGTCCAAAGTATTCCGTGGATCTGGAAGTTCTTCTTACCATTGCGAGGAGATTTTCGATGTTTGGCCAGATATCTGACGatgtagattttctttttttctttttcttttttttccaaaaaacgTGAAGCTCCTTGCATGTAATTTCGTTGGTTTTAAATTAAAGAGTTGTTTGGCACATTAAAAAAAACAagcttttatttttggttttatcATTTAATTTCATAGAAACTAACAAAACAATTCTTAAAAAAATAAGTGATGAAACGGCACTTAGTTTTTAAGAGCTCATTTGACTTATACAGGTAGATGGATATCTTTAGTTAATTTTTGGACAACTTCTTCTTTaaactttttaagtaattctcATCTCGTCATCTTCTTTTCTCTTTACAATTTCTTTAGGATAGGCCCACATAATTAATGACTAATGTGgcttcacatgatgaatggtccatatcaaagtgggcACATATAATGCACAGTCACAtcaaacatgggccccacatgatggatgatctatgtcaagtgggccccacatgatggttggtccacatcaaatgtgggacccatgtgatggatggtggacattgaatgtgggaccaCTTGATGGAGGGttgatatcaaaggtgggctgacATTaagaacgacccatattgaaggtaacATAGCGGCCAACATGAAGAGTAAACCAGGCGCATCTCTAAGGTGAGACCCAACTGATCAACAGTTGCACTTCGCACAAGTGTCCCATGTTGGCAAATAGAATCTTTAAGCCAAGAAATGCAATGCACAACAAAGAACACAAGCAATGCTTCTCGGTAGAGAGTACCAAAAGCTCAAGCTTCTCTGTCTGCCGGTACAAGCTTCAGTAGTTTCGCAAGCTCATAAGACTTAAAGTCTCTCCCAAAGCATAAGCTCAGGTCCAGAGGCGTCTTTCCATCCTGAAATATGGTAGCCAAAACAAATGTTTAAAAGGCAGGGAAAACTACATTCACACTGTTCTGCATGCCTTCATACCACTTGCATTTGCACTATAATGGAAGTACTTCCAAGTTTCTTATCCATTCCCCTCCCATGTTGTTGTTGcccaccaaaaagaaaaagagcaatGTATTGATTCATGAGAAGATGAAGCTGTaacaacctaaaaaaaaaaaaaaaaagaactttcaaaataaaaagccacagggaaatcggtgtggcctgcctcctcctctgatacgtacgcaaaGATGTATGCgcagtgatgtcctcatcaaaaggTCAAGCAGAAGAACAGGGTATGGTTCTTTCTTGTTACTTGACACTGTAAGATTTAGTACGAACTTCAAGAAGATGGCAGTTTACATGACCaatcaaacaaaaatcaaaatggaAACAATTTTTACTCCTTGTAACCGAGAGATTAGACAATCcaataattttttctttttcttttcaaatggcttaaatatatttctttttcttttccaaaagGCGGTGGGAGGGCTAAAAACGAAACCCCATGATATGAGTTGCACAAAGTGGTTTGGTATACAACAATCCATGCAAGCAACAGAACATACAACAAGCCTTGGAAACCAGTTCTTGAACACAAACCCATTGATTTGCTTACACCATTTTGACATTTAGGAATCAGAAAAACACAGCCTTGTACTATTTAAATACAATGAACACATGAAATTAGAGCTTTGGTAGGCATCTACATACAGGGGCAGGGGCCAACCCCAACTGACCATCTGACCCATGTTGGACATCCGGGCTGTGCATCAGTTGGGGCCCACCTCCCACCATGTAGATGAATGGACCAAAAATAACATCAACTCATCAGGCAGACCAACATATGAGAATAGAATGAACTGCTTAAAAACAGTTGCCAACGGTACCCACTaaacatacatgtgtggcccacctgcatggtGGACGCAACATGCTTTTGGCACTTGTCTGGGCATAGAGGTGTCTCTTCAGAGATTGATGTattgtgggcttagcaaacatcCACAAAGCAACCAACTTAGCAGTTACTACTGTGAAACACGAGGATAGGAATAAATTCAGATTACCTGTAATTGAATGCTGCAAACTGCCCAGAATTTACATATGCTTACATAATGCTATACAAGCACAAGGACTGGTATCCACAAAGAAGTGGGTACATATAGTATTTGTACAAGTAAAGGATTCTACCTAATAATATTGTTTTCTTACTTCCTAAAAATCTAAAATATCAAAAAGATAACTGAAGTTTGGGGTGAAGGACTTGGTGCAGAGACTTGTGAAATCCATGGATTCCAAAATCTCCCGTTTGTTTTTTGCTAGAGGatttgtcaaattcatggattttcccaaatccacactccccTAAATCCATGCATTGGGGCAAATCCACAAACTGAGAGGCTTGCTTAAaggcaataaaagtttttttCCATTGCGGTATGCTCTGACATTGCCATAAAAGCTCCCAAATCCAAGGATCTGAAGCTTCATTCCCGAACTGTGGACATCaggattttttgaaaatccaaatccaatgcaaatcCACAAAATTATTAAGTTGGTGGATTTATCAAATCCAGTCTCGTTGGTACAGTGCTATAACTTAGAAATCTAAGAATTAGCACATACAAAGCCAAACAAATAGTCATACCAATGCTGAGATGCTGCTTTCTGACGATGAAGAAATGGAACTAACAAGCTGCTCTTTATCTAGATCCCAAAGCATGATTGATGATATCTCCCCAGAAGCATACTGTTATTAAGTAACATTGAAAGTAAAATATAACTTTATAAGAACATAGAAGGATTTACATTGGTAGAGTATCCAATGCAATTATTCAATCTGAGAGTGACTTTTACCAAATATCCAGACTGCTGCTGCCAGTCAACAACAGCATTCACACTACGGACACTAGGTCTATGGCCCTGAATCGATGAGAATGCTGTAACAAGCTTCTGTTCACCCTTTGAGGTGTAATCTTTCCATATATGAACATTTCCATCACCTAAATAAAATTCGTGCATCAGTATACATacaattgtaaaaataaaaaatatcaaatcCAGAAGTTGCTTTAGTCATGAAGCATAGAAGCTATGGATCTTACTTGAAGCAACAAGAAGCAAGTTGTCATCTAGCTCGATCTTGGTGGGGAAAACAATGACAAACCAACAAGGACAGTGACCATCTTCCTCTTTAAGTAGCTTCTTTGTATTTGCATGAATAAATTGCAATCCTGAAATTTTCAAAGAAGAAGAGCTTATCAAGTTACAAAGCTTATACACGGTTAAACTATACAGAGCTATAtatctttaaaagaaaagaaaagaaaaaacacagAGTTACGGTGAACACAAAATACAAACTACAAAACAGAGCCACATGATCCACTACCACAGCTGCACAAATCAAAATTACACATCGAAGCCAACACAAGCCAGTCCAATTAGGACAGCAAGCAACACTTCCTTGGGCCATGAGATGATAAACGGCTAGATTGGGCTTTGCAGCTTGGTATGGATGGATAGAAGGTGTGGCCCAGCTACCATAACTGGAACTATCATAACTGCTTGTTACACTAATGGGAGTGGCAAAAGGGATAGTGGATGGGGTCTGTTGTTGGATCATGCCACCATTCAGAACCCCATTGCTGTGATCAACGGCTGTGGATGTGGAGAAATCCAGATTGAAGTTTGAGAGGCTGTGGAAGGCAGATGAATTGCCTGATGATTGGAAGAGGTTGTTGTTGTTctttgaactgttttgggtttgatTATGCAATGCTAGCAGGGACCAGTAGTCTTGTGGGTCAGGTTTGATGGGCACAGCGAAGCTGAGGCTCGATGAGTGGGCCGCGAAGGAATCATCGAAAATCAGCTTGGATTCGACACTCTTGGTATCCGACGATGAGGATTCCGATGCTTTCGCTTTTGTGGTTATTCCACCGATCGGTAGGTTGCTGTTGACGATGCTCTTCACATCGTAGCGGCTCATATCGAAGTTGGTCACTGCATTGAGGCCCCTGAATTTGATTGCTGCGATGTCGTATGCTTCTGCCGCTTCTTCTTGAGTGCCTATTCAAACCAAAACAACATCTCATTAGCAAAATCATACAagcaaaaaggaaaaaggaaataatAAGAACAGCCATTGATAGATCAATGATCAGCTACATAGTGTACTATATGAGGAATGGACGGCGATCATCGATCAATCATACCAATCATACCCCAAATGATGGTAAACAGAATGAATGGATTACTAAATCAGGAATGGACAGTGATAATGGATTTATCAAACCCCAAATGATGATATACAGTATACAGCAACATATCAGCTACATTGAGTGTTATTATATGGAAATGGACGGTGATCATGGATAGCctatacattgaatgtggacgaTACCTATACATTACAATGCAGTATTTTTTACACTCATAATCATCACTagatgaacttttttttttgccTTGAGTTGATAGTGGGCCGTTGTCGAGATCAGAGATCAGGTCACGGTGGAGATCTAATTTACGACAAATCCGGACGATCGAACTCACCGGATAGTagctaagggggtgtttggatacatggaaatagtgaattaatgaatttggattgttcatAATCACTTGGCAATATAGCCCCATGTGGCCCATATGGGGAGATGGTCAGATAATGTGTGGAGTTGTACTTCCAATACCATGGATGGTTGCAATCAGCAGACCAActctacatgtggggcccaccaaatctaTACAATGTGTAGAGATTGATTCAAAATTCAAACACGATGTCACAGTCACAACAACTATCTTCTCTTAAACAAACACCAAATCACACTTACTGAAGGTTCCTAAGTAGAGATCTTTGTTGCCGGCAACACGCCCGATCCGCGCCTGCCATCGACCGTGCTGGTGGTGTCTAAAACCCGACATCAAAACCAGTTTCAGTGCACTTAAAAACACGATTCACAATCAACATAGTATCATATCACAATAGAAAAACCAAGATTTCCATACCTTGTAACTCCTCTATATATAGAGGCGCCCCTAGAAAATCCGCTACTCTTCCTACCAAAGcaaaaatccaagaaaataatCAAAACCCAATTCAAAACAGCTACATCCAATGCATTTAAAAGTcccaaaatgaaaattaaaagattaaaaatcaTATATACCTTCTGAGAGATGCAACAAACTCCTGCCGAGTCATGTTCTTCATATCTTCCAGCTCTTTCTCGTAGTTAGAAACCTTCAAAGAGAATTACaccatattattattttttcttttctaccTTTTATTTGTATGTTTATGGTGTCAGATAAAAGCTGGCCGGCATCTGACGACACTTACCGGAAAATTGGTGGTGGTGGTCGCACCCCAGTATTTGAGAGCCGCGAGATCGTACGCTCTCGCCGCTTTCTCTTCCTTATCATATCCacctgaaaattttaaaaaatgattttttaaataaataaatacgaaAAAAAACATTGGGATGTGGGATGTGGGTTGCTGGAAGACGAAGGAttcaacgagagagagagagagagagagagagagagagagagagagaggcgtgaGAGAGTGGGGGGAAGGGTAGGGTTTCTTTATTTGGGCGCGAGGTCTTTTTTGGTTGGGGGGCTTTTTTCGGGCACGGGACGGAGCGAGAAACAGATGGTCCTATTAGGagctccgtgggccccattgtgatgtatgtggtctatccacaacatccattcattttgagagatATTTTTAGGGAATGATgcaaaaaaggaggcagatcgaaatcccaagtggaccacagcacagatCAATGCTAGGtgcttaatctccactgtttcccatgatatggtcaacttgagcctttgatctacctccttttttagACGCATGCCTGAAATAGGAACAAACCCTAAGCAGCAAAAACAGTCTCTGGTCAATCAACCACCTCTAATGCATCATAAGCAATATTGGGACACCAAAATTAGCTTTCAAGTCACTCATCACCACATCAAGTTTCAATCCAGTAAGTGGTCCAAATAGCTGACAATGTACTGTAATGAGTGAGCCTGCAGTTGGctcaggcctattcaaaatattgattttgcttggTCCAACTTTAGCCCATTGCCAGCCCTAATCATTAATTCCATAGATTCAACACCAATATCTACATCTTATAAAAATATTCAACTTTTTTTCATTAATCTTTTTTAATAAAATGTTGGGCCACAAATTGTATAATTGGATGGATGTGTCAATATCTTTGCAGTGAGACTGATGCAACCGCACATAATAGACTGGATCGAAAAGCCAAAAGAAGTAAACCAATGGCCTCTTTAAATCAACCACACATTCAGGAGGACGAGCTTCTTCCATCCTAGATTGACGGCAAAAATGGTGGTAGACAATCATGGCCTTAAACCAGCTGCATGCGCATAGCTGATGCAACCTCAATCTAATTGCCCCATATTCATATCTATGAAAAGAAGTCAAAGTGACGCCCTATCTTTTCGTGACACACGGATAAAATAAAGTCTATGGGAGAACAAATGCCCTGTCTTATTAGATAATATGGTAGCGCCCGAGGTATAGTTGATGCCATCCAAAATGTTTTCCCGGCTTTGGATGGTAAAATGGTTCAAGAAAATTTTTGATGGGATAGTCCCAGCCAATTGAATGGCATGGGAAATTGAAGTTTGATGGATGGAATTGTCTAATAGATTTTGGCCATTAAAATATGTTGGATTGAATATTTGAACCGTCGTATCTACCCAAACATCTTAAAATGCCCACACCATGGTAGGAACGCATAAAGAATTTCTAAATCACCACTGGCTGCTATGGAACCTGCACCAACTCAAGAGGACAATCTAACTTTTGACTATTACAATAAGGATTTCACCAACATAAAGCATGGACTATGAATAAGCCCAAAACATACCAAGCATCTGAAGTGATCAACCACTTGCCACACAACAAAAGCACTATTCACAGTGGGAAAATTAGCCTTGCGGTAACTCATCATAGAGCCAAGATTCAATCCAACAATTGGTTCAAATGACCAGCAACAAGCAGCACCAAGCACGACCAGAGTTGGTTCATTCCAGGACTTTGAAATAGTCAGGGAAAGGCCAATTAGGTCATGCTTACTCAAAATATTAATTTTGCATAGCtagtggtaggcattcaatcaccaatatttccagtggtgtggtccactcgagctttggatctccttcaattttttgagctcataccttaaaataagcttgcaaaatggatgaatggtataaaTATAacataaatacatcacgatgggccccacagcaccGAGTACAGTAGGCAATCCACTTCAAACAACAAGGAATACACCAAATACAAAGCATAGGTCAGAAAAAACGCCAAAATTAGACTACAGATTGTTCATAACCACAGCGTGTCATAAGTAAGTTTTATGTAGGCCAGTCTGATTTTGGTAAAGTGCACACGTAAAGTAATATAATTGAACATGATTGCGGGGTCCACGTAGCATCGACCACTAGCCCCTGGCAGgtagcagcgtcactagccaaaccgcgtccccatCCGCAATGGAGCCGATGACGTGGACTCTCCGGACTGGCATCCATGAAGGGCACATGTAAGGTGGATGAGTTGGACCCTCGTTGTTAAATACTTACAGATAGCgacgatggtgggacccacctgtggtcGGATTATTCTGTGTAGGGAAAGGACCACAGAGAAAATTGTAGGACGGCCTATTCGTAGTAGGAAAGCGGTATTAGGTAGTGTAGTCTGCGAGAATGTTATTAGTTTGGTGATTGGCTATGGTGGGCTCATGTGGtctgtgcatgacatccactccgaccatcaggTGAACCCTCATACGTTTGGGCTGGAGCCCAAAACTCAGGCAGACCCAATTTTAAGATGAGCCACACGACGTGAAAGAATTGAGAGGGAATACCCACTCTTTAAAATCTTACAGACTGTTTCTGTGTCCCATCATGATCTGCATGTACCATCCAATTCATGCATCTAACATGCTCCACATCAACAAAGGAACATCCTTAAATTTATGGCGTTTTAAAACTCATGTGGCAACCCGGCCTAGACTATAgtagttttaggcatgatttaacAATTTTCCTTGAGTTAGGcacttttgagttttggatcggataACTCA belongs to Magnolia sinica isolate HGM2019 chromosome 8, MsV1, whole genome shotgun sequence and includes:
- the LOC131253732 gene encoding AP2-like ethylene-responsive transcription factor AIL5 produces the protein MKNMTRQEFVASLRRKSSGFSRGASIYRGVTRHHQHGRWQARIGRVAGNKDLYLGTFSTQEEAAEAYDIAAIKFRGLNAVTNFDMSRYDVKSIVNSNLPIGGITTKAKASESSSSDTKSVESKLIFDDSFAAHSSSLSFAVPIKPDPQDYWSLLALHNQTQNSSKNNNNLFQSSGNSSAFHSLSNFNLDFSTSTAVDHSNGVLNGGMIQQQTPSTIPFATPISVTSSYDSSSYGSWATPSIHPYQAAKPNLAVYHLMAQGSVACCPNWTGLYIALYSLTVYKLCNLISSSSLKISGLQFIHANTKKLLKEEDGHCPCWFVIVFPTKIELDDNLLLVASSDGNVHIWKDYTSKGEQKLVTAFSSIQGHRPSVRSVNAVVDWQQQSGYLYASGEISSIMLWDLDKEQLVSSISSSSESSISALV